The following are encoded together in the Streptomyces rapamycinicus NRRL 5491 genome:
- the iolD gene encoding 3D-(3,5/4)-trihydroxycyclohexane-1,2-dione acylhydrolase (decyclizing), producing the protein MNASAVRRLTVAQALVEFLAHQYTERDGQRHRLINATWGIFGHGNVAGLGQALLESGPDTMPYLQGRNEQAMVHAAVGYARQNNRLAAQAVTTSIGPGATNLVTGAALATVNRLPVLLLPGDTFATRPADPVLQQLEVGYAGDISVNDALRPVSRYFDRVVRPEALIPAALQAMRVLADPAETGAVTLALPQDVQAEAFDWPEEFFADRVWHVRRPVPEAAEVAAAARTIRAARRPLIVAGGGVHHSEAEDSLRALVDATGIPVASTQAGKGSLRYDHPADIGGIGHTGTAVADDLARTADLVIGVGTRYSDFTTASATLFADPAVRFLNLNFTPFDAHKLGATTVVADARAALEALTAELTGHRVDETYEAEYRTGKTAWERRVDAAYAAGDETARPSQTQVLGALDAVVGDEDVVINAAGSLPGDLHKLWRARSPRQYHLEYGYSCMGYEIPGAIGVRLAAPGTPVWALVGDGTYLMMPTEIVTAVQEGININVVLLQNHGYASIGGLSETTGAERFGTAYRFRAADGQYTGDPLPVDLAANAASLGMDVLRAESVGGLREALAEARASDRPTCVYVETETADTVSGAPEAQAWWDVPVAQTATRPAAVKAREDYDRQAAARRRHL; encoded by the coding sequence ATGAACGCTTCGGCAGTGCGCCGCCTCACCGTCGCCCAGGCACTGGTGGAGTTCCTGGCCCACCAGTACACCGAGCGGGACGGGCAGCGGCATCGCCTGATCAACGCCACCTGGGGGATCTTCGGCCATGGCAATGTGGCCGGGCTCGGCCAGGCGCTGCTGGAGTCCGGGCCGGACACCATGCCGTACCTCCAGGGCCGTAACGAACAGGCGATGGTGCACGCCGCGGTCGGCTACGCCCGGCAGAACAACCGGCTCGCCGCCCAGGCCGTCACCACCTCCATCGGCCCCGGCGCCACCAACCTGGTCACCGGTGCCGCGCTCGCGACCGTCAACCGGCTGCCGGTGCTGCTGCTGCCCGGCGACACCTTCGCCACCCGGCCCGCCGACCCGGTGCTCCAGCAGCTCGAAGTGGGTTACGCGGGCGACATCTCGGTGAACGACGCGCTGCGCCCGGTCTCCCGCTACTTCGACCGGGTGGTGCGCCCCGAGGCGCTGATCCCGGCCGCGCTCCAGGCCATGCGGGTGCTGGCGGACCCGGCCGAGACCGGCGCCGTCACGCTGGCCCTGCCGCAGGACGTCCAGGCCGAGGCGTTCGACTGGCCCGAGGAGTTCTTCGCCGACCGGGTGTGGCACGTGCGCCGCCCCGTCCCCGAGGCGGCCGAGGTGGCCGCCGCCGCGCGGACCATCCGCGCCGCCCGCCGGCCGCTGATCGTCGCGGGCGGCGGGGTCCACCACAGCGAGGCCGAGGACAGCCTGCGCGCCCTCGTGGACGCGACCGGCATCCCGGTGGCCTCCACCCAGGCGGGCAAGGGCTCGCTGCGCTACGACCACCCGGCCGACATCGGCGGCATCGGCCACACCGGCACCGCCGTCGCGGACGACCTCGCCCGCACCGCCGACCTGGTCATCGGCGTGGGCACCCGCTACAGCGACTTCACCACCGCCTCCGCGACCCTGTTCGCGGACCCGGCCGTCCGCTTCCTCAACCTCAACTTCACGCCGTTCGACGCCCATAAGCTCGGTGCCACCACCGTGGTCGCCGACGCCCGCGCCGCGCTCGAAGCGCTCACCGCCGAGCTGACGGGCCATCGCGTCGACGAGACGTACGAGGCCGAGTACCGCACCGGGAAGACCGCGTGGGAGCGCCGGGTGGACGCCGCGTACGCCGCCGGGGACGAGACCGCCCGCCCGTCCCAGACCCAGGTCCTGGGCGCGCTGGACGCGGTCGTCGGGGACGAGGACGTGGTGATCAACGCGGCGGGCTCGCTGCCGGGCGACCTCCACAAGCTGTGGCGCGCCCGCTCCCCGCGCCAGTACCACCTCGAATACGGCTACTCCTGCATGGGATACGAGATCCCCGGCGCCATCGGCGTACGGCTCGCGGCGCCCGGCACCCCGGTCTGGGCGCTGGTCGGCGACGGTACGTATCTGATGATGCCCACCGAGATCGTCACCGCGGTCCAGGAGGGCATCAACATCAACGTCGTGCTGCTCCAGAACCACGGCTACGCCTCGATCGGCGGTCTGTCGGAGACCACCGGCGCCGAGCGCTTCGGCACCGCCTACCGCTTCCGGGCGGCCGACGGGCAGTACACCGGCGATCCGCTCCCGGTCGACCTGGCCGCCAACGCCGCCTCGCTGGGCATGGACGTGCTGCGCGCGGAGAGCGTGGGCGGGCTGCGGGAGGCGCTCGCCGAGGCCCGCGCCTCGGACCGGCCCACATGTGTCTATGTGGAGACCGAAACGGCCGACACAGTGTCCGGCGCACCCGAGGCACAGGCGTGGTGGGATGTGCCTGTCGCCCAGACCGCGACCCGTCCGGCCGCCGTGAAGGCCCGCGAGGACTACGACCGGCAGGCCGCCGCACGCCGCCGCCACCTCTGA
- a CDS encoding CoA-acylating methylmalonate-semialdehyde dehydrogenase, which translates to MQTVNHWIGGKTVEGATGAYGPVYNPATGAQDTQVALASVDEVDAAVAAAREAFRSWGTVSLAKRTAILYKYRELLDAHRDEIAELITAEHGKVHSDALGEVARGLEIVELACGIAEKLKGELSTQVSTGVDVSSIRQPLGVVAGITPFNFPAMVPLWMFPVAIACGNAFVLKPSEKDPSASRRLAELASEAGLPDGVLNVVNGDKVAVDRLLEHPDVAAVSFVGSTPIAKYIQSKAVEHGKRVQALGGAKNHMLVLPDADLDFAADNAINAAYGSAGERCMAVSVVVAVGDAGDDLVKKIADRAAKLRIGPGNDPASEMGPLITKEHRDKVASYVHGAAAQGAEVVVDGTGYSVEGHENGFFIGVSLLDRVPPTADAYRDEIFGPVLCVVRAETYDEAIALINSSQWGNGTAIFTRDGGAARRFQLEVEAGMVGVNVPIPVPVGYHSFGGWKDSLFGDHHIYGNDGVHFYTRGKVVTTRWPEPSEEVGINLGFPKNH; encoded by the coding sequence ATGCAGACCGTCAACCACTGGATCGGCGGCAAGACCGTCGAGGGCGCGACCGGCGCGTACGGGCCGGTCTACAACCCCGCCACCGGCGCCCAGGACACCCAGGTCGCCCTGGCCTCCGTGGACGAGGTCGACGCGGCCGTGGCCGCGGCCAGGGAGGCGTTCCGCTCCTGGGGCACGGTGTCCCTCGCCAAGCGCACCGCGATCCTCTACAAGTACCGCGAGCTGCTGGACGCCCACCGCGACGAGATCGCCGAGCTGATCACCGCCGAGCACGGCAAGGTCCACTCGGACGCGCTCGGCGAGGTGGCCCGCGGTCTGGAGATCGTGGAACTGGCCTGCGGGATCGCCGAGAAGCTGAAGGGCGAGCTGTCCACCCAGGTCTCCACCGGGGTCGACGTCTCCTCGATCCGCCAGCCGCTGGGTGTGGTCGCGGGCATCACGCCGTTCAACTTCCCGGCCATGGTGCCGCTGTGGATGTTCCCGGTGGCCATCGCCTGCGGTAACGCCTTCGTCCTCAAGCCCAGCGAGAAGGACCCCTCGGCCTCCCGCCGGCTGGCCGAGCTGGCCTCCGAGGCGGGGCTGCCGGACGGGGTGCTCAACGTGGTCAACGGCGACAAGGTCGCCGTCGACCGGCTGCTTGAGCACCCGGACGTCGCCGCCGTCAGCTTCGTGGGCTCGACCCCGATCGCGAAGTACATCCAGTCCAAGGCCGTCGAGCACGGCAAGCGGGTGCAGGCGCTCGGCGGCGCCAAGAACCACATGCTGGTGCTGCCCGACGCCGATCTGGACTTCGCGGCGGACAACGCCATCAACGCGGCCTACGGCTCGGCCGGTGAGCGCTGCATGGCGGTCTCCGTCGTGGTCGCGGTCGGCGACGCGGGCGACGACCTGGTGAAGAAGATCGCCGACCGGGCCGCCAAGTTGCGGATCGGCCCCGGGAACGACCCGGCCTCCGAGATGGGCCCGCTCATCACCAAGGAGCACCGCGACAAGGTCGCCTCCTATGTGCACGGGGCCGCGGCCCAGGGCGCCGAGGTGGTCGTGGACGGCACCGGGTACTCCGTGGAGGGCCATGAGAACGGCTTCTTCATCGGCGTCTCGCTGCTGGACCGGGTCCCGCCGACCGCCGACGCCTACCGTGACGAGATCTTCGGCCCGGTGCTGTGCGTGGTGCGCGCCGAGACCTACGACGAGGCCATCGCGCTGATCAACAGCTCGCAGTGGGGCAACGGCACGGCCATCTTCACCCGTGACGGCGGCGCCGCCCGCCGCTTCCAGCTGGAGGTGGAGGCGGGCATGGTCGGCGTCAACGTGCCGATCCCGGTGCCGGTGGGCTACCACTCCTTCGGCGGCTGGAAGGACTCGCTCTTCGGCGACCACCACATCTACGGCAACGACGGGGTGCACTTCTACACCCGTGGCAAGGTCGTCACCACCCGCTGGCCGGAGCCTTCGGAGGAGGTCGGCATCAACCTCGGCTTCCCGAAGAACCACTGA
- a CDS encoding FUSC family protein produces the protein MTWSHALKETARTGLAIERTRTEPLVAVRGACGVALVVGVALWLGSPTLAVSAAFGAFSAGIATFQRSWRPRPWLALAAASGLAVSTFLGYLAAAHTLTFVLMLAVWTLMTGMSWAVGPVSGLVSTQMVAVMLITVTLPTSVTGALGHALLVGLGGVVQAALIVLFPVRPWGVQRDALADALAAVADYARRLRHEPVAPFDPKPLMDARGAAAVTPRQARRRPRQLSGYRLLAERIRPVLASLADPVVGAPEEGPERDRVRELLAATATVLDAVAHAIRHGTPVRVPSGAMAVLRMPADGPKLTGAARRAALRLFSLVADVVEASDEPVEEVSAEGRTVHRFLPRPGIGGTAAMALRAVRRETRWSSPVLRHAVRLCAVSVSGYLLSTTLPLGHSYWAPLTSTMVLRPDFAQTYSRGVARFLGTLAGVLVGGGVVALVHPGSYLSAGLAVLSVLSMYLLLRTGFIVTSACVSAYVVFLLSIAGEAWHQTVQARVALTLLGGVLAMVAYAVFPAWETPRLRDRLADWLAANGAFATAVFDAYARPADRRPRQVRDALLDARAVRAAWEQSETQAHREPVRHRGLSRPAARAAQTALSTMGRVAMLLEAHLPERDAPPSEEAGDFAEALRQALPEAVKAVRERRPLNWSPVHRSLERWRQRSGDRPGVALRDAEQLVDALDDLVEALNKSARQSRTPRDPSQEESP, from the coding sequence ATGACCTGGTCGCACGCGCTGAAGGAGACCGCCCGGACGGGCCTCGCGATCGAGCGCACCAGGACCGAACCACTGGTCGCGGTCCGCGGCGCGTGCGGGGTCGCGCTCGTCGTCGGGGTGGCGCTGTGGCTGGGCTCGCCGACACTGGCCGTCTCGGCGGCCTTCGGCGCCTTCTCCGCCGGGATCGCCACCTTCCAGCGCAGCTGGCGCCCCCGCCCCTGGCTGGCGCTGGCCGCCGCGAGCGGTCTCGCGGTGAGCACCTTCCTCGGCTATCTGGCCGCCGCCCACACCCTCACCTTCGTCCTGATGCTCGCCGTATGGACGCTGATGACGGGCATGTCGTGGGCGGTCGGCCCGGTTTCCGGGCTGGTCTCCACCCAGATGGTGGCCGTCATGCTGATCACGGTCACCCTCCCGACCTCGGTCACGGGCGCCCTCGGGCACGCCCTGCTGGTCGGGCTCGGCGGTGTGGTGCAGGCCGCGCTGATCGTGCTCTTTCCGGTGCGGCCGTGGGGTGTGCAGCGCGACGCCCTCGCCGACGCGCTCGCCGCCGTGGCCGACTACGCCCGCAGGCTGCGCCACGAGCCGGTGGCGCCCTTCGACCCCAAGCCGCTGATGGACGCCCGCGGCGCCGCCGCCGTGACGCCCCGTCAGGCCCGGCGGCGGCCCCGGCAGCTCAGCGGCTACCGGCTGCTGGCCGAGCGGATCCGCCCGGTGCTCGCCTCGCTCGCCGACCCGGTGGTCGGCGCCCCCGAGGAGGGGCCCGAGCGGGACCGGGTGCGGGAACTGCTGGCCGCCACGGCCACCGTGCTGGACGCGGTGGCCCACGCCATCCGCCACGGCACACCGGTGCGGGTGCCCTCCGGGGCCATGGCCGTCCTGCGGATGCCGGCGGACGGACCCAAGCTGACCGGTGCCGCCCGCCGTGCCGCGCTGCGGCTCTTCTCACTGGTGGCGGACGTGGTGGAGGCGTCCGACGAGCCGGTGGAGGAGGTGTCCGCCGAGGGCCGGACGGTGCACCGCTTCCTGCCCCGCCCCGGTATCGGGGGCACCGCCGCCATGGCGCTGCGCGCCGTCCGCCGCGAGACCCGCTGGTCCTCGCCGGTGCTGCGCCACGCGGTGCGGCTGTGCGCGGTGAGCGTCAGCGGCTATCTGCTGAGCACGACGCTGCCGCTGGGCCACTCCTACTGGGCGCCGCTGACCTCCACGATGGTCCTGCGGCCGGACTTCGCCCAGACCTACTCCCGCGGTGTCGCCCGCTTCCTGGGCACCCTGGCCGGGGTGCTGGTCGGCGGCGGGGTGGTGGCGCTGGTCCACCCCGGTTCGTATCTGAGCGCCGGGCTGGCCGTGCTGTCCGTCCTGTCGATGTATCTGCTGCTGCGCACCGGCTTCATCGTGACCTCCGCGTGCGTGAGCGCGTACGTGGTCTTCCTTCTCAGCATCGCGGGCGAGGCATGGCATCAGACCGTGCAGGCACGGGTGGCGCTGACGCTGCTCGGCGGGGTCCTGGCGATGGTCGCGTACGCGGTCTTCCCCGCCTGGGAGACACCGCGGCTGCGGGACCGGCTCGCGGACTGGCTGGCCGCCAACGGCGCGTTCGCCACCGCCGTCTTCGACGCCTACGCCCGGCCCGCCGACCGCCGTCCCCGCCAGGTGCGGGACGCCCTGCTGGACGCCCGCGCGGTGCGGGCGGCCTGGGAACAGAGTGAGACCCAGGCGCACCGCGAACCGGTGCGCCACCGCGGGCTGTCGCGGCCCGCGGCGCGGGCCGCGCAGACGGCGCTGTCCACGATGGGCCGGGTCGCCATGTTGCTGGAGGCGCATCTGCCGGAGCGGGACGCGCCGCCGTCGGAGGAGGCCGGGGATTTCGCCGAGGCGCTGCGGCAGGCGCTGCCGGAGGCGGTGAAGGCGGTACGGGAGCGGCGGCCGCTCAACTGGTCGCCGGTGCACCGGTCGCTGGAGCGTTGGCGGCAGCGGTCCGGGGACCGTCCGGGGGTGGCGCTGCGCGACGCGGAGCAACTCGTCGACGCCCTGGACGATCTGGTGGAGGCGCTCAACAAGAGCGCACGACAGTCACGCACGCCCCGTGACCCCAGTCAAGAAGAATCCCCCTAG
- a CDS encoding thioesterase II family protein — protein MGAQREDSVWIRRFHPVPESRARLVCLPHAGGSASFFFPMSQTLSSSADVLCVQYPGRQDRRQDPLIENIDEYADAIAAELKPWLDLPVVFFGHSMGAVLAFEVARRLEEADPEFSALALFASGRRAPSRYRDENVHRRDDDGVVREMKLLSGTDSRVLGNEEILRMAMPAIRGDYKAIETYRSLPGAAVRSPITVLTGDNDPRTSLEEAEAWRSHTTGACHIRVFPGGHFFLAGQQGPIMSLVAEALSGSRP, from the coding sequence ATGGGTGCACAGCGAGAAGACAGCGTCTGGATACGACGATTCCATCCGGTGCCCGAGAGTCGCGCCCGTCTGGTCTGTCTGCCCCACGCCGGGGGTTCGGCGTCGTTCTTCTTCCCGATGTCCCAAACGCTTTCGTCGTCCGCCGATGTCCTGTGCGTGCAGTATCCGGGGCGTCAGGACCGGCGGCAGGACCCGCTGATCGAGAACATCGACGAGTACGCCGACGCCATCGCCGCGGAGTTGAAGCCCTGGCTCGATCTCCCGGTCGTCTTCTTCGGGCACAGCATGGGCGCCGTTCTCGCGTTCGAGGTGGCCCGCCGGCTGGAGGAGGCCGACCCGGAGTTCTCCGCGCTCGCCCTCTTCGCCTCGGGCCGCCGGGCGCCGTCCCGTTACCGCGACGAGAATGTGCACCGGCGCGATGACGACGGCGTCGTACGCGAGATGAAGCTGCTGAGCGGCACCGATTCCCGCGTCCTCGGAAATGAGGAGATCCTGCGCATGGCGATGCCGGCGATTCGCGGTGACTACAAGGCGATCGAGACCTACCGCTCGCTGCCCGGTGCCGCCGTCCGTTCGCCGATCACCGTGCTGACCGGCGACAACGACCCCAGGACCAGCCTGGAGGAGGCCGAGGCGTGGCGGTCGCACACCACCGGCGCGTGTCACATCCGGGTGTTCCCCGGTGGTCACTTCTTCTTGGCCGGGCAGCAAGGGCCGATTATGAGTCTCGTCGCGGAGGCGCTTTCGGGGTCGAGACCCTGA
- a CDS encoding helix-turn-helix transcriptional regulator, with product MPANLFEWENHLSALREMLRGATQGRGRLALVSGAVASGKTTLLNTFAEQAIESGALLLEATGSRAERDLPFGIVRKIFDNGAMPADVRSEVIALLDGNTLESTDAGRMHVMSQISSALLRMVDDRTLVVLVDDVHCGDDQSLQFLLHLARRVRQAKVLIVLTESPRLRQEQFTFHAELLRQPNCVRMRLHMLTESGVAEALSGTLSATVAARLAPECHRVSGGNPLLLRALLEDWRTVGEHGEAQQRPVPGEAFAHAVLGCLHRGEPEVLRIARGVAVLGDARSPRLLGQLLDLSASTVQQGAQDLHQCAILEHNAFRDEVARTAVLDATPATARGALHTRAARLLHADGASALDVARQLVSARQDAERWAVPVLREAAEFALVEEELEFALRCLECAHHACAPGPERTALKARLVSIAWRIGPAAAESHLPELTEGAERGRLAPRDVAPITSYLAWSGRLDAATGAVSALARSAATGDDPAMTAAVSASAQWLTMLSPPLRDRLPTVGTGATGATAGAPRDLADLAHAHAAATMSAVLTEGQADRAVIEAERVLQRYHLSDSTLQPLVVALMALVLAGRLDLALSWCERLQGECSARRVPTWQALLSAVRAEIALRQGDLQVAAHQARTAMSRISVQGWGLGIGLLLSTLIQAETGMGHYDEAMALLEQPLPEELFQTLPGLFYLRARGRCHLATGRYHAALGDFTAAGELMGAWRTDIPLLTPWRLDAAETWLALGDPGRARALAEEQLRQGPEDARLRGALLVVLARTDELKRRVPRLKEAVEILEGGEDRVQLAVALGELGRAYRSLGDFNRGRVLVRKAWHVAKTCGADPLCRELMPRHADPGELAAATAQPGQGTEAQRDVEALTEAEVRIAVLAAHGNTNREIASKLFVTVSTVEQHLTRIYRKLNVKRRRDLPAKLSDSSLTGTV from the coding sequence TTGCCTGCGAACCTCTTCGAATGGGAGAACCACCTCTCCGCGCTGCGTGAGATGCTGCGCGGCGCGACGCAGGGCCGGGGCCGGCTGGCTCTTGTCAGCGGTGCGGTGGCCAGTGGCAAGACCACACTGCTGAACACTTTTGCCGAACAGGCCATCGAAAGTGGTGCGTTGCTCCTGGAAGCGACCGGTTCGCGGGCCGAGCGGGACCTTCCCTTCGGAATTGTCCGAAAGATTTTCGATAACGGTGCGATGCCCGCCGATGTGCGATCCGAAGTGATCGCGCTACTTGACGGAAACACACTGGAATCCACCGACGCGGGGCGCATGCACGTCATGTCCCAGATTTCCTCGGCGCTGCTGCGAATGGTCGACGATCGCACACTTGTCGTCCTTGTCGACGATGTGCACTGCGGCGACGACCAGTCCCTGCAATTCCTGCTCCACCTGGCCCGCCGGGTGCGGCAGGCGAAGGTTCTCATCGTCCTCACCGAATCCCCCCGGCTTCGCCAGGAACAGTTCACCTTCCACGCCGAGCTGCTCCGCCAGCCCAACTGTGTGCGCATGCGGCTGCACATGCTCACCGAGTCGGGCGTCGCCGAGGCGCTGTCCGGCACCCTGTCCGCCACCGTCGCCGCCCGCCTCGCCCCCGAATGCCACCGCGTCTCCGGCGGCAACCCACTGCTGCTGCGCGCCCTGCTGGAGGACTGGCGGACCGTCGGCGAGCACGGCGAGGCCCAGCAGCGCCCGGTGCCCGGCGAGGCGTTCGCCCACGCCGTCCTCGGCTGTCTGCACCGCGGCGAGCCCGAGGTGCTGCGGATCGCCCGCGGGGTCGCCGTCCTCGGCGACGCCCGCTCCCCACGGCTGCTCGGCCAGCTCCTCGACCTCAGCGCCAGCACGGTCCAGCAGGGCGCCCAGGATCTGCACCAGTGCGCCATCCTCGAGCACAACGCCTTCCGCGACGAGGTGGCCCGTACCGCGGTGCTCGACGCGACCCCCGCCACCGCCCGCGGCGCACTGCACACCCGCGCCGCCCGGCTGCTGCACGCCGACGGCGCCTCCGCGCTCGACGTGGCCCGCCAACTGGTCTCCGCCCGGCAGGACGCCGAGCGCTGGGCCGTCCCCGTGCTGCGCGAGGCCGCCGAATTCGCCCTGGTCGAGGAGGAGTTGGAGTTCGCGCTCCGCTGCCTCGAATGCGCCCACCACGCCTGCGCGCCCGGCCCCGAGCGTACCGCGCTCAAGGCCCGGCTGGTCAGCATCGCCTGGCGGATCGGCCCGGCCGCCGCCGAGAGCCATCTGCCGGAGCTCACCGAGGGCGCCGAGCGGGGCCGGCTCGCCCCGCGCGACGTCGCCCCGATCACCTCCTACCTCGCCTGGTCGGGACGGCTGGACGCGGCGACCGGCGCCGTCTCCGCGCTGGCCCGCTCGGCCGCCACCGGCGACGACCCCGCGATGACCGCCGCCGTCTCCGCCTCCGCCCAGTGGCTGACCATGCTCAGCCCCCCGCTGCGCGACCGTCTCCCCACCGTCGGGACCGGCGCCACCGGCGCCACCGCCGGAGCCCCGCGCGACCTGGCCGACCTGGCCCACGCCCACGCCGCCGCCACCATGTCCGCCGTGCTCACCGAGGGCCAGGCCGACCGGGCCGTCATCGAGGCCGAGCGGGTGCTGCAGCGCTACCACCTGAGCGACAGCACCCTCCAGCCGCTGGTCGTCGCGCTGATGGCACTCGTGCTGGCCGGCCGGCTCGACCTCGCCCTGTCCTGGTGCGAGCGGCTGCAGGGCGAATGCTCCGCCCGCCGCGTGCCCACCTGGCAGGCGCTGCTGTCCGCCGTACGGGCCGAAATCGCGCTCCGCCAGGGCGATCTGCAGGTCGCCGCGCACCAGGCGCGCACCGCGATGTCGCGCATCTCGGTCCAGGGCTGGGGCCTCGGCATCGGACTGCTGCTGTCCACCCTGATCCAGGCCGAGACCGGGATGGGCCACTACGACGAGGCCATGGCGCTGCTCGAACAGCCCCTGCCCGAGGAGCTCTTCCAGACCCTCCCCGGGCTGTTCTACCTGCGCGCCAGAGGCCGCTGCCATCTGGCCACCGGCCGCTACCACGCCGCGCTCGGCGACTTCACGGCCGCCGGTGAGCTGATGGGCGCCTGGCGGACGGACATCCCCCTGCTGACCCCCTGGCGGCTGGACGCCGCCGAGACCTGGCTGGCCCTCGGCGACCCCGGGCGCGCCCGCGCGCTGGCCGAGGAGCAGCTGCGGCAGGGCCCGGAGGACGCCCGGCTGCGCGGCGCCCTGCTGGTCGTCCTGGCCCGCACCGACGAGCTCAAGCGCCGGGTGCCCCGGCTCAAGGAGGCCGTGGAGATCCTGGAGGGTGGCGAGGACCGCGTCCAGCTGGCCGTCGCGCTCGGTGAACTCGGCCGCGCCTACCGCTCGCTGGGCGACTTCAACCGGGGCCGGGTGCTCGTCCGCAAGGCCTGGCACGTGGCCAAGACCTGCGGCGCCGATCCGCTCTGCCGTGAGCTGATGCCCCGGCACGCGGACCCCGGCGAGCTCGCCGCGGCCACCGCCCAGCCGGGCCAGGGGACCGAGGCGCAGCGCGATGTGGAGGCGCTGACCGAGGCGGAGGTGCGGATCGCGGTGCTGGCCGCGCACGGCAACACCAACCGGGAGATCGCCTCCAAGCTGTTCGTCACCGTCAGCACGGTGGAGCAGCACCTGACCCGCATCTACCGCAAGCTGAACGTCAAGCGCCGCCGCGACCTCCCCGCGAAGCTCTCCGACAGCAGCCTCACGGGGACGGTGTGA
- a CDS encoding response regulator transcription factor, whose protein sequence is MAEGTPGGPSPIRVLLADDHPVVREGLSAMLESAEGITVVGQAGSGEEAVVQAVALRPDITLLDLRMGGMDGVEATGQILRQVPGCKVVIVTTYEDDSDILRAVEAGAAGYLLKGSSRQELIDAVQTAARGETVLTPSLAGKLFRTRAPEPSPLSGREREVLRLVGRGLTNAEIGAELFVSEATVKTHLLRSYRKLGVSDRTAAVMKALELGLLN, encoded by the coding sequence ATGGCTGAGGGTACGCCGGGCGGGCCGAGCCCGATCAGGGTCCTGCTGGCCGACGACCATCCCGTGGTGCGGGAGGGGCTGAGCGCCATGCTGGAGTCCGCCGAGGGGATCACGGTGGTCGGGCAGGCCGGTTCCGGTGAGGAGGCGGTGGTCCAGGCGGTCGCGCTGCGGCCGGACATCACCCTGCTGGATCTGCGCATGGGCGGAATGGACGGGGTCGAGGCCACCGGGCAGATCCTGCGCCAGGTGCCGGGCTGCAAGGTGGTCATCGTGACCACGTACGAGGACGACTCCGACATCCTGCGCGCGGTGGAGGCGGGCGCCGCGGGCTATCTGCTGAAGGGCAGTTCACGCCAGGAGCTGATCGACGCGGTGCAGACCGCGGCGCGTGGCGAGACCGTGCTCACCCCGTCCCTCGCGGGCAAGCTCTTCCGCACCCGGGCCCCCGAGCCGTCCCCGCTCTCCGGCCGTGAGCGCGAGGTGCTGCGGCTGGTCGGCCGGGGGCTGACCAACGCCGAGATCGGCGCCGAGCTGTTCGTCAGCGAGGCCACGGTCAAGACGCATCTGCTGCGCTCGTACCGGAAGCTCGGTGTCTCCGACCGCACGGCCGCGGTGATGAAGGCCTTGGAGCTTGGCTTGTTGAACTGA